The following proteins are co-located in the Macaca thibetana thibetana isolate TM-01 chromosome 6, ASM2454274v1, whole genome shotgun sequence genome:
- the LOC126956369 gene encoding uncharacterized protein LOC126956369 yields the protein MTCILTGVVTETKPRPSSWASVDLEAWVGLSPSPCSVARDARLPSFTVPRLTCLESTCCCFVYSPAFAPLPPANLSPLTFFPTRNTCQWNTSGVCVEFLEDLQVDRKSQRVPCGLPSRWLCLSLSLPPLSRNTHTKGLTFYPKHFLRYFPHTMIFPFLRGIGVIKGVNVPLSPVTVGLRPCEHLGQSYPRSLGKCRLLQRRGRLVLPCCVLRWSFSGGLGVPPKAQ from the coding sequence ATGACTTGCATTCTCACGGGAGTGGTTACAGAAACCAAACCCCGGCCATCTTCCTGGGCCTCTGTGGACCTCGAAGCTTGGGTGGGACTGTCTCCTTCTCCCTGTAGTGTTGCCCGGGATGCACGTCTCCCAAGTTTCACTGTTCCTAGACTCACCTGCCTGGAGTCCACCTGCTGCTGCTTTGTGTATTCACCTGCCTTTGCTCCCCTCCCCCCTGCAAATCTCAGCCCCCTCACTTTTTTTCCCACCAGAAATACATGCCAGTGGAACACTTCGGGTGTGTGTGTTGAATTTCTTGAAGATTTGCAGGTTGACAGGAAGTCTCAGCGTGTCCCGTGTGGACTCCCGTCCCGCtggctctgcctcagcctctctcttcCACCCCTCTCCAGGAACACCCACACCAAGGGTCTCACCTTCTACCCAAAGCACTTCTTAAGGTATTTTCCCCACACAATGATCTTCCCCTTCCTAAGAGGAATTGGGGTGATAAAGGGTGTGAATGTTCCTTTATCACCTGTGACTGTGGGTCTCAGACCATGTGAACATTTGGGGCAAAGTTATCCCAGAAGCCTTGGGAAGTGCAGACTCCTCCAAAGAAGAGGAAGGTTGGTGTTGCCATGCTGTGTTCTAAGATGGTCTTTCTCTGGAGGTTTAGGGGTTCCCCCCAAAGCCCAATGA